One segment of Drosophila ananassae strain 14024-0371.13 chromosome 3R, ASM1763931v2, whole genome shotgun sequence DNA contains the following:
- the LOC6506615 gene encoding sodium- and chloride-dependent GABA transporter ine isoform X1, which produces MSDNKDDSATPTAPDPVTSRAPPSGLTPLRHSQLSDSGAESCYEGDEQARLIRSPSARAHKFIIIPATPGTPGPGTTAGPLPFRQTSSTTSLAAMAAALQKQPPLRQISLKSRPNSEVFQAQPSHLQVQTPTAGESTSTVTFTIDDSDAQPADPVPVSVPVPGPAISPSPATLTCTTTTTMAGDSIAISPLSMGLRARIGSHHSSMRSVASGYLPSLNNSSGNLVGGIAAATSGLQAPNPLYMQPQASLSGSSYQFHDLAANQIYSDVTSVRSLASIGIGSTDGRKLVIRRVPTTANELFDMVNPQTPPPLGIDDDDSYLDISDEAAQLKPRQQHWANKMQFVLACIGYSVGLGNVWRFPYMCYKSGGGVFLVPYCIILFICSIPLLFMELSVGQYTGRGPIGALGQLCPLFKGAGLASVVVSFLMSTYYSVIIGYSIYYFFTSFKTEMPWVDCSNRWNTPDCWVPQPKGSNITAPDTSRTPSEEFFENKVLQISGGLEYPGMMRWELFACLICAWLMVYFATWKSIKSSAKVRYFTATFPFVLIIILMGRAVTLDGAAEGLRFFFRPKWSELKNANVWINAASQNFNSLGITFGSMISFASYNKYNNNILRDTVAVSAVNMITSLLVGIFAFSTLGNLALEQNTNVRDVIGDGPGMIFVVYPQAMAKMPYAQLWAVMFFFMLLCLGLNSQFAIVEVVVTSIQDGFPRWIKRHLGYHEIVVLFVCVISCLFGMPNIIQGGIYYFQLMDHYAASVTIMFLAFCQMIAIAWFYGTGRLSKNVKQMTGKAPSLYLKSCWLVLGPCLLFAIWVLSLINYHEPTYHNGRYTYPDWAYGIGWMFASFSLICIPGYALINFLRSSGDTFWERIRNTLRPNIYECKICGEHHCEHDFPEQEQFMLAQELATVYKPTTSHLLHLGQKGGYNPMQASSAEHPYHTQYKPHPETDEMSGK; this is translated from the exons ATGTCAGACAATAAAGATGACTCTGCCACGCCCACCGCACCTGACCCGGTGACAAGCAGGGCCCCGCCCAGCGGTCTAACGCCTCTGCGGCACAGCCAATTGTCGGACAGTGGAGCGGAGAGCTGCTACGAGGGCGACGAGCAGGCCCGACTCATCCGCAGCCCTTCGGCGCGGGCCCACAAGTTTATCATTATCCCGGCAACACCTGGAACACCTGGTCCTGGCACCACAGCGGGACCACTGCCCTTCCGCCAGACCAGCTCCACGACATCTCTGGCAGCCATGGCGGCGGCTCTCCAAAAACAGCCACCTCTACGTCAGATTTCTCTAAAGTCACGGCCCAACTCGGAGGTGTTCCAGGCACAGCCGTCTCATCTGCAGGTTCAGACACCAACAGCGGGGGAGTCCACCTCAACGGTTACCTTCACCATCGACGATTCTGATGCCCAGCCCGCTGATCCCGTACCCGTGTCTGTACCAGTGCCTGGGCCCGCCATATCGCCATCGCCCGCAACCCTGACCTGCACCACAACAACCACTATGGCCGGAGATTCGATTGCTATTTCGCCGCTCAGCATGGGTCTTCGGGCTCGGATTGGCAGCCACCACAGCAGCATGCGTTCCGTGGCTTCAG GTTACCTGCCCAGCCTGAATAACAGCAGTGGTAACCTGGTTGGAGGCATTGCCGCTGCCACTTCCGGATTACAGGCCCCCAATCCGCTGTACATGCAACCGCAGGCCTCGCTGAGCGGCAGTTCCTATCAATTTCACGACTTGGCCGCCAACCAGATCTATTCCGATGTGACCTCGGTTCGATCACTGGCCTCCATCGGGATTGGATCCACGGATGGGCGTAAGCTGGTCATCCGGCGGGTTCCCACCACGGCCAATGAGCTGTTCGACATGGTGAACCCGCAGACGCCACC GCCGTTGGGCATCGATGACGATGACAGCTACCTGGACATATCCGATGAGGCGGCCCAGCTGAAGCCACGCCAGCAGCACTGGGCCAACAAGATGCAGTTCGTTCTGGCCTGCATCGGTTACTCGGTGGGTCTGGGAAATGTCTGGCGTTTTCCCTACATGTGCTATAAAAGTGGAGGTG GTGTTTTTCTCGTACCTTATTGCATAATACTGTTCATATGCAGCATTCCGTTGCTGTTTATGGAGCTATCCGTGGGTCAATATACTGGCCGAGGACCTATCGGGGCGCTGGGTCAACTGTGCCCATTGTTCAAAG GAGCCGGTCTGGCCAGTGTGGTCGTCTCGTTTCTTATGTCCACCTACTACAGTGTCATCATCGGCTACTCCATCTATTACTTCTTCACATCCTTCAAAACTGAAATGCCCTGGGTGGACTGCAGCAACAG ATGGAACACGCCGGATTGCTGGGTTCCGCAGCCGAAGGGATCGAACATCACTGCACCGGACACCTCCCGCACACCCTCCGAGGAGTTTTTCGA AAACAAAGTCCTCCAGATTAGTGGTGGTCTAGAGTATCCAGGAATGATGCGCTGGGAGCTGTTTGCCTGCCTGATCTGCGCCTGGCTAATGGTCTACTTCGCCACGTGGAAGTCCATCAAGTCTTCGGCGAAAGTACGCTACTTCACAGCCACCTTCCCGTTCGTACTAATCATTATCCTGATGGGACGGGCAGTGACCCTGGATGGAGCAGCCGAGGGCCTGAGATTCTTCTTCCGGCCCAAGTGGTCCGAGCTGAAGAACGCCAATGTGTGGATCAATGCGGCGAGTCAAAACTTCAACTCCCTGGGCATCACCTTCGGCTCGATGATCTCCTTTGCCAGTTACAACAAGTACAACAATAACATCCTGCGGGACACGGTGGCGGTGAGTGCGGTGAACATGATAACCAGTCTACTGGTGGGAATATTTGCCTTCTCCACGCTGGGCAACCTGGCACTGGAGCAGAACACCAATGTCCGGGACGTCATTGGCGACGGGCCGGGCATGATCTTCGTGGTGTACCCTCAGGCGATGGCCAAGATGCCGTACGCCCAGCTGTGGGCCGTCATGTTCTTCTTTATGCTCCTCTGCCTGGGCTTGAACTCGCAGTTCGCCATTGTTGAAGTAGTGGTGACGTCCATCCAGGACGGCTTCCCGAGGTGGATCAAGCGCCATCTGGGCTACCACGAAATAGTGGTTCTCTTCGTATGCGTAATCTCGTGCCTTTTCGGAATGCCGAACATCATCCAGGGTGGCATCTATTACTTCCAGCTAATGGATCACTACGCCGCATCCGTGACGATCATGTTTCTGGCCTTCTGCCAGATGATAGCTATTGCCTGGTTCTATGGAACTGGTCGGCTATCAAAGAACGTCAAGCAGATGACCGGCAAGGCACCCTCCTTGTATCTCAAATCCTGCTGGCTCGTCCTTGGACCATGCCTGCTCTTT GCCATCTGGGTGCTGAGCCTGATCAACTATCACGAACCCACCTACCACAATGGACGCTATACATATCCGGACTGGGCCTACGGCATAGGATGGATGTTTGCCTCCTTCTCACTGATCTGTATTCCGGGCTATGCGCTAATCAACTTCCTGCGCTCCAGCGGCGACACCTTTTGGGAG CGCATTCGAAACACACTGCGGCCGAACATCTATGAGTGCAAGATTTGCGGCGAACACCATTGCGAACACGACTTTCCGGAGCAGGAACAATTCATGCTGGCCCAGGAACTGGCCACCGTGTACAAGCCTACCACTAGCCATTTACTGCATCTGGGTCAGAAGGGCGGCTACAACCCAATGCAAGCTTCATCCGCGGAACATCCGTATCACACCCAATACAAGCCGCATCCGGAAACAGACGAGATGAGTGGCAAGTAG
- the LOC6506615 gene encoding sodium- and chloride-dependent GABA transporter ine isoform X2 has translation MPTRQDYDAQSSKHSEQSFFRFNRVAKVPLGIDDDDSYLDISDEAAQLKPRQQHWANKMQFVLACIGYSVGLGNVWRFPYMCYKSGGGVFLVPYCIILFICSIPLLFMELSVGQYTGRGPIGALGQLCPLFKGAGLASVVVSFLMSTYYSVIIGYSIYYFFTSFKTEMPWVDCSNRWNTPDCWVPQPKGSNITAPDTSRTPSEEFFENKVLQISGGLEYPGMMRWELFACLICAWLMVYFATWKSIKSSAKVRYFTATFPFVLIIILMGRAVTLDGAAEGLRFFFRPKWSELKNANVWINAASQNFNSLGITFGSMISFASYNKYNNNILRDTVAVSAVNMITSLLVGIFAFSTLGNLALEQNTNVRDVIGDGPGMIFVVYPQAMAKMPYAQLWAVMFFFMLLCLGLNSQFAIVEVVVTSIQDGFPRWIKRHLGYHEIVVLFVCVISCLFGMPNIIQGGIYYFQLMDHYAASVTIMFLAFCQMIAIAWFYGTGRLSKNVKQMTGKAPSLYLKSCWLVLGPCLLFAIWVLSLINYHEPTYHNGRYTYPDWAYGIGWMFASFSLICIPGYALINFLRSSGDTFWERIRNTLRPNIYECKICGEHHCEHDFPEQEQFMLAQELATVYKPTTSHLLHLGQKGGYNPMQASSAEHPYHTQYKPHPETDEMSGK, from the exons ATGCCAACTCGCCAGGACTACGACGCACAGTCGTCGAAGCACTCGGAGCAGTCCTTCTTCCGGTTCAACCGGGTGGCCAAAGT GCCGTTGGGCATCGATGACGATGACAGCTACCTGGACATATCCGATGAGGCGGCCCAGCTGAAGCCACGCCAGCAGCACTGGGCCAACAAGATGCAGTTCGTTCTGGCCTGCATCGGTTACTCGGTGGGTCTGGGAAATGTCTGGCGTTTTCCCTACATGTGCTATAAAAGTGGAGGTG GTGTTTTTCTCGTACCTTATTGCATAATACTGTTCATATGCAGCATTCCGTTGCTGTTTATGGAGCTATCCGTGGGTCAATATACTGGCCGAGGACCTATCGGGGCGCTGGGTCAACTGTGCCCATTGTTCAAAG GAGCCGGTCTGGCCAGTGTGGTCGTCTCGTTTCTTATGTCCACCTACTACAGTGTCATCATCGGCTACTCCATCTATTACTTCTTCACATCCTTCAAAACTGAAATGCCCTGGGTGGACTGCAGCAACAG ATGGAACACGCCGGATTGCTGGGTTCCGCAGCCGAAGGGATCGAACATCACTGCACCGGACACCTCCCGCACACCCTCCGAGGAGTTTTTCGA AAACAAAGTCCTCCAGATTAGTGGTGGTCTAGAGTATCCAGGAATGATGCGCTGGGAGCTGTTTGCCTGCCTGATCTGCGCCTGGCTAATGGTCTACTTCGCCACGTGGAAGTCCATCAAGTCTTCGGCGAAAGTACGCTACTTCACAGCCACCTTCCCGTTCGTACTAATCATTATCCTGATGGGACGGGCAGTGACCCTGGATGGAGCAGCCGAGGGCCTGAGATTCTTCTTCCGGCCCAAGTGGTCCGAGCTGAAGAACGCCAATGTGTGGATCAATGCGGCGAGTCAAAACTTCAACTCCCTGGGCATCACCTTCGGCTCGATGATCTCCTTTGCCAGTTACAACAAGTACAACAATAACATCCTGCGGGACACGGTGGCGGTGAGTGCGGTGAACATGATAACCAGTCTACTGGTGGGAATATTTGCCTTCTCCACGCTGGGCAACCTGGCACTGGAGCAGAACACCAATGTCCGGGACGTCATTGGCGACGGGCCGGGCATGATCTTCGTGGTGTACCCTCAGGCGATGGCCAAGATGCCGTACGCCCAGCTGTGGGCCGTCATGTTCTTCTTTATGCTCCTCTGCCTGGGCTTGAACTCGCAGTTCGCCATTGTTGAAGTAGTGGTGACGTCCATCCAGGACGGCTTCCCGAGGTGGATCAAGCGCCATCTGGGCTACCACGAAATAGTGGTTCTCTTCGTATGCGTAATCTCGTGCCTTTTCGGAATGCCGAACATCATCCAGGGTGGCATCTATTACTTCCAGCTAATGGATCACTACGCCGCATCCGTGACGATCATGTTTCTGGCCTTCTGCCAGATGATAGCTATTGCCTGGTTCTATGGAACTGGTCGGCTATCAAAGAACGTCAAGCAGATGACCGGCAAGGCACCCTCCTTGTATCTCAAATCCTGCTGGCTCGTCCTTGGACCATGCCTGCTCTTT GCCATCTGGGTGCTGAGCCTGATCAACTATCACGAACCCACCTACCACAATGGACGCTATACATATCCGGACTGGGCCTACGGCATAGGATGGATGTTTGCCTCCTTCTCACTGATCTGTATTCCGGGCTATGCGCTAATCAACTTCCTGCGCTCCAGCGGCGACACCTTTTGGGAG CGCATTCGAAACACACTGCGGCCGAACATCTATGAGTGCAAGATTTGCGGCGAACACCATTGCGAACACGACTTTCCGGAGCAGGAACAATTCATGCTGGCCCAGGAACTGGCCACCGTGTACAAGCCTACCACTAGCCATTTACTGCATCTGGGTCAGAAGGGCGGCTACAACCCAATGCAAGCTTCATCCGCGGAACATCCGTATCACACCCAATACAAGCCGCATCCGGAAACAGACGAGATGAGTGGCAAGTAG
- the LOC6503994 gene encoding polyphosphoinositide phosphatase — MNNENPNIVFNPLISCIQKVVLYETRTRLYLVGSNNRETRFRLLSIDRLAPNRLSIEENANEFNNLEIRRFVASLSGSPKVTSAYGVLGFVRFLEGYYLLLVTKRKCCAHIGRHLVYTIKDTVMVRVNEVTTQRPPHPHEDRYRRMFQNIDLRSNFYFSYSYDLTRTLQYNESAPRFVGAKVDLDHDEPLPDWNKLTNNVAQAHERVDYAFRSDSRKRFVWNAYLLQPMEGIMLKDWLLEVTHGFVSQSCISIFGRNVNVCLIARRSSRFAGTRFLKRGANFQGDVANEVETEQIVSDGQRLCAFTQMRGSIPSHWSQDISKMVPKPQIQLDICDPYAQTPSRHFERLLFHYGAPLIMLNLVKKNERRKHESIISKELKTSIRYLNQFLPPAHRMKHIHFDMARQSRQSGGNVMEQLAIHAENIVQMTGMFFKAPGSDLSLQTGIVRTNCVDCLDRTNSAQFAIGKCALGHQLERLGFVKSAKLEFDSDCVTMLENLYEEHGDTLALQYGGSQLVHRIKTYRKTAPWGSQGNDVMQTLSRYYSNTFSDTEKQHSINLFLGIYKPSLMRKGQPIWELQTDYDMHNAFPPSTDSKPLTDWVRHKVRECLPHSCADSNKLVKELFRVHSAGLEMIDAYSNYHQSFKWTDFSEHIGFEISQLAMRYMPTFRTNYSPFQRQIQTSRKARQNPSMTGRSSSGSLNSNSSSSSEGDDSSSEEELSASYAEKEANNTESTEPANLTLASVLPSMEQVYGCTISPPSKQSMAIYRKYVQMGKLSSGGAHPAQTAVAQRDQEMAKIMRGITLRPLSDYGTDSYLSVRPPVVPRQSLIIYAEYCRTHRTFNAVPKLEEFDVLYQYVQKL, encoded by the exons ATGAATAATGAAAACCCGAATATAGTATTCAACCCTCTTATAAGCTGTATCCAAAAAGTAGTGCTCTATGAGACCCGAACA CGGCTGTATTTGGTGGGCAGTAACAACCGAGAGACGCGGTTCCGGCTGCTATCCATCGACCGATTAGCACCCAACCGACTGAGCATCGAAGAAAACGCTAATGAATTTAATAACCTAGAGATCCGACGCTTTGTGGCGTCTCTATCAGGCTCGCCAAAGGTAACATCTGCCTATGGCGTCTTGGGATTTGTGCGCTTTCTGGAAGGCTATTACCTTCTGTTGGTTACCAAGCGAAAGTGTTGTGCCCACATCGGCCGTCACTTGGTGTACACCATAAAGGATACAGTAATGGTTCGCGTAAATGAGGTTACGACTCAGCGGCCGCCACATCCTCACGAAGACCGCTATAGGCGTATGTTCCAAAACATAGACCTGCGGAGTAACTTCTACTTCTCATACTCCTACGATCTCACTCGAACACTTCAGTATAATGAGTCAGCACCCCGATTCGTCGGGGCTAAGGTGGACCTAGACCACGATGAGCCACTACCCGATTGGAACAAGCTCACAAACAATGTGGCCCAGGCTCACGAGCGTGTGGACTATGCTTTCCGCAGTGATTCACGGAAGCGGTTCGTTTGGAACGCTTACCTGCTGCAGCCGATGGAGGGCATTATGTTAAAGGACTGGCTGTTGGAGGTGACTCACGGCTTTGTGAGCCAGTCGTGCATCAGCATTTTCGGAAGAAATGTTAACGTATGCCTCATAGCCAGGCGCAGTTCTCGATTTGCTGGAACCCGATTTCTCAAGCGCGGTGCCAACTTCCAAGGTGATGTGGCGAACGAGGTGGAGACGGAGCAAATCGTCAGCGACGGGCAGCGACTTTGCGCATTTACGCAGATGCGTGGATCCATTCCATCCCATTGGTCGCAGGATATCAGCAAGATGGTTCCGAAGCCGCAAATCCAGCTAGATATTTGCGATCCGTACGCCCAAACTCCGTCGCGTCACTTCGAGCGTTTGCTATTTCATTATGGAGCTCCGCTGATTATGCTGAATCTGGTGAAGAAGAATGAAAGGCGTAAGCATGAATCTATTATTTCTAAGGAGTTGAAGACCAGTATTCGGTACCTCAACCAGTTTCTGCCGCCGGCGCACCGTATGAAGCACATACACTTTGATATGGCGCGCCAGAGCCGCCAGAGTGGCGGGAATGTCATGGAGCAGTTGGCGATTCACGCCGAGAACATTGTCCAGATGACAGGTATGTTTTTCAAAGCTCCGGGCAGTGATCTCAGCCTTCAGACGGGCATCGTCCGTACAAACTGCGTGGACTGCCTGGATCGCACCAACTCGGCCCAGTTTGCCATTGGAAAGTGCGCTTTAGGTCATCAGTTGGAGCGACTGGGCTTTGTCAAGTCCGCGAAGCTGGAATTCGACTCGGATTGCGTTACAATGCTGGAGAACTTGTACGAGGAGCACGGCGATACCCTGGCCTTGCAGTACGGTGGCTCCCAGTTGGTTCACCGCATCAAAACCTATCGGAAGACGGCTCCATGGGGCTCCCAAGGCAACGACGTGATGCAAACTCTCAGCCGCTACTACAGCAATACTTTCAGTGACACCGAGAAGCAGCATAGCATCAACCTCTTTTTAGGCATCTACAAACCCAGCTTAATGAGAA AGGGACAGCCCATTTGGGAGCTCCAGACGGACTACGACATGCACAATGCCTTCCCGCCCAGCACTGATAGCAAGCCGTTGACCGACTGGGTGCGTCACAAAGTACGGGAATGTTTGCCCCATTCGTGCGCCGATTCGAACAAGTTGGTCAAGGAGCTCTTTCGGGTGCACAGCGCTGGTCTCGAGATGATCGATGCCTATTCGAACTACCATCAGTCCTTTAAGTGGACGGACTTTAGCGAGCACATCGGCTTCGAGATCAGCCAGTTGGCCATGCGCTATATGCCCACATTCCGCACGAACTACAGCCCTTTTCAGCGTCAAATCCAGACCTCAAGGAAGGCCCGCCAGAATCCCTCAATGACTGGCCGTAGCTCTTCAGGATCACTAAACAGCAACTCATCAAGCTCCAGCGAGGGAGACGACAGCTCTAGTGAAGAGGAACTAAGCGCTAGCTATGCAGAGAAAGAGGCCAACAATACAGAGTCGACAGAGCCGGCCAATTTGACGCTAGCATCCGTGCTTCCCTCCATGGAGCAGGTCTACGGCTGCACTATCAGTCCGCCTTCAAAACAAAGCATGGCCATCTACAGGAAGTACGTTCAGATGGGCAAACTCTCCAGCGGTGGAGCTCACCCCGCCCAGACGGCTGTTGCACAGCGGGACCAGGAAATGGCGAAGATCATGCGAGGAATAACCCTACGTCCGCTTAGCGATTACGGCACCGACTCCTACTTGAGCGTGCGTCCACCGGTAGTTCCCCGCCAAAGCCTGATTATCTACGCGGAGTACTGTCGCACACATAGAACCTTCAATGCAGTGCCCAAGTTGGAGGAATTTGATGTACTCTACCAATACGTTCAAAAGCTCTAG
- the LOC6503972 gene encoding zinc finger protein 629 isoform X2: MSAKKVCRVCLGKSKDMVNIFSKFPVSGISIAAMITHCTGLPAKQGDLFPESICPPCLKEARIAFGFQRKYKRNQKLYYEWIEKDNEECKTPKLLGSEEGESSSTIRQDSDHDWAKPNNLSIPDGLKIVNEPLEDSFLEDEKAIEELKNNVGKGFNCSYCSKRFGSKTSLRRHMYSHTGDRPHKCPQCLKTFILATDLERHIRIHTGERPYKCTECLKAFTRNGDLQIHIRIHTDERPYKCPQCPKSFRQKSHRNFHGLTHTTDKRFECPDCSKTYSRETDLKRHIRTHGVKNK; encoded by the exons at GTCAGCGAAAAAAGTATGTCGTGTTTGTTTGGGAAAGTCCAAAGACATGGTCAATATATTTAGTAAATTTCCAGTGTCAGGGATCTCAATCGCAGCCATGATAACTCATTGCACTGGTCTGCCAGCTAAACAAGGAGATTTATTCCCTGAAAGCATTTGTCCACCCTGCTTAAAAGAAGCACGGATAGCCTTTGGATTTCAAAGGAAATATAAGAGAAACCAAAAGTTGTATTACGAGTGGATTGAGAAGGACAATGAGGAGTGTAAAACGCCTAAGTTATTAGGCTCCGAGGAAGGAGAATCAAGCAGTACAATTAGGCAAGACAGCGACCACGATTGGGCAAAGCCCAACAACCTGTCTATTCCTGATGGTTTGAAAATAGTAAACGAGCCACTCGAAGACTCCTTCCTGGAAGACGAAAAAGCCATTGAGGAATTAA aaaataatgTAGGTAAAGGGTTCAATTGCTCCTATTGTTCAAAGAGATTTGGAAGCAAAACATCACTTCGAAGACACATGTATTCGCACACGGGCGACCGGCCACATAAATGTCCGCAATGCCTAAAGACATTTATCCTTGCTACAGATCTGGAACGACATATTCGCATTCACACCGGAGAACGGCCGTATAAGTGTACTGAGTGCTTAAAGGCCTTTACCCGAAATGGAGATTTACAAATCCACATTCGCATCCATACGGATGAGCGTCCTTACAAGTGTCCCCAATGTCCCAAATCCTTTCGACAGAAATCACACCGAAACTTTCATGGTCTGACCCACACGACCGATAAACGATTCGAATGTCCTGATTGCTCAAAAACATACAGTAGAGAAACGGATCTAAAGAGGCATATACGTACTCATGgggtcaaaaataaataa
- the LOC6503972 gene encoding zinc finger protein 184 isoform X1 encodes MSAKKVCRVCLGKSKDMVNIFSKFPVSGISIAAMITHCTGLPAKQGDLFPESICPPCLKEARIAFGFQRKYKRNQKLYYEWIEKDNEECKTPKLLGSEEGESSSTIRQDSDHDWAKPNNLSIPDGLKIVNEPLEDSFLEDEKAIEELSTSETSSMDCIVKEEFLLENNVGKGFNCSYCSKRFGSKTSLRRHMYSHTGDRPHKCPQCLKTFILATDLERHIRIHTGERPYKCTECLKAFTRNGDLQIHIRIHTDERPYKCPQCPKSFRQKSHRNFHGLTHTTDKRFECPDCSKTYSRETDLKRHIRTHGVKNK; translated from the exons at GTCAGCGAAAAAAGTATGTCGTGTTTGTTTGGGAAAGTCCAAAGACATGGTCAATATATTTAGTAAATTTCCAGTGTCAGGGATCTCAATCGCAGCCATGATAACTCATTGCACTGGTCTGCCAGCTAAACAAGGAGATTTATTCCCTGAAAGCATTTGTCCACCCTGCTTAAAAGAAGCACGGATAGCCTTTGGATTTCAAAGGAAATATAAGAGAAACCAAAAGTTGTATTACGAGTGGATTGAGAAGGACAATGAGGAGTGTAAAACGCCTAAGTTATTAGGCTCCGAGGAAGGAGAATCAAGCAGTACAATTAGGCAAGACAGCGACCACGATTGGGCAAAGCCCAACAACCTGTCTATTCCTGATGGTTTGAAAATAGTAAACGAGCCACTCGAAGACTCCTTCCTGGAAGACGAAAAAGCCATTGAGGAATTAAGTACGTCAGAAACATCCTCTATGGATTGCATTGTTAAGGAAGagtttttattagaaaataatgTAGGTAAAGGGTTCAATTGCTCCTATTGTTCAAAGAGATTTGGAAGCAAAACATCACTTCGAAGACACATGTATTCGCACACGGGCGACCGGCCACATAAATGTCCGCAATGCCTAAAGACATTTATCCTTGCTACAGATCTGGAACGACATATTCGCATTCACACCGGAGAACGGCCGTATAAGTGTACTGAGTGCTTAAAGGCCTTTACCCGAAATGGAGATTTACAAATCCACATTCGCATCCATACGGATGAGCGTCCTTACAAGTGTCCCCAATGTCCCAAATCCTTTCGACAGAAATCACACCGAAACTTTCATGGTCTGACCCACACGACCGATAAACGATTCGAATGTCCTGATTGCTCAAAAACATACAGTAGAGAAACGGATCTAAAGAGGCATATACGTACTCATGgggtcaaaaataaataa
- the LOC6503983 gene encoding zinc finger protein 501: MSKTEKICRICLGNTGRLLNIFRWKRDSETSVGEMIAECTETKVMKGDSFPETICPTCWQDVQDVFETRKIVKRSHQFYCQVRDEGIEEALCDLLEEEDWDISDDGTEWDNSRSEDMETNEEPAIKLKRNLSTKQDIDSGIKKYHQCRLCPRTFTAKSSLKIHQRVHSGKRDFKCSFCSKAFVCESVLQIHVRIHTGEKPYQCTHCSKSFTQQPTLVSHIRTHTGEQPYKCSRCEKSFKKGSDLLRHMRIHDGIRPHQCHHCSKFFARKSHLRDHLRVHTGERPFQCTECPKAFPLKQHLKEHDIVHKKSGQFKCPHCPKTFERKSGYEEHVRTHTGERPYKCSFCSKAFAQSSTLKGHLRTHTGEKPFKCSVCSMSFAISKSFRKHKKTHEETTTKK, encoded by the exons ATGTC gaaaacTGAGAAAATATGCCGGATCTGCCTGGGAAACACAGGAAGATTGCTGAACATCTTCAGATGGAAGCGAGATTCGGAAACATCTGTGGGGGAGATGATCGCTGAATGTACCGAAACCAAAGTAATGAAAGGGGATTCCTTTCCAGAGACTATATGCCCAACTTGTTGGCAGGATGTGCAGGATGTATTCGAAACCAGAAAAATCGTCAAAAGAAGCCACCAATTCTACTGCCAAGTCAGAGATGAGGGCATCGAGGAAGCACTGTGCGatctgctggaggaggaggattgGGATATATCCGACGATGGAACTGAATGGGACAACTCCAGAAGTGAAGATATGGAGACCAATGAGGAGCCGGCCATCAAGCTGAAAAGAAACTTGTCAACGAAACAAGATATTGACTCTGGGATTAAAAAATATCATCAATGTCGTTTGTGTCCGAGGACATTCACAGCGAAATCATCGCTTAAGATTCACCAACGTGTCCATTCGGGGAAACGAGATTTCAAATGTTCGTTCTGCTCGAAAGCTTTTGTATGTGAATCGGTTCTCCAGATCCATGTTCGGATTCACACCGGCGAGAAGCCCTATCAGTGCACTCATTGCTCAAAATCTTTCACTCAACAACCCACGCTTGTATCACACATTCGTACCCATACCGGCGAACAACCGTATAAATGCTCCAGGTGCGAGAAATCGTTTAAAAAAGGATCAGACCTTCTTCGGCATATGCGCATCCACGATGGCATTCGACCTCATCAGTGTCATCACTGTTCCAAGTTCTTTGCAAGGAAATCTCATCTGCGCGATCACCTCCGCGTCCACACCGGAGAGCGACCCTTCCAATGTACGGAGTGCCCTAAAGCCTTTCCTCTGAAACAACACCTTAAAGAACACGATATCGTTCACAAAAAAAGCGGGCAGTTTAAGTGTCCGCATTGTCCGAAGACGTTTGAAAGAAAATCTGGTTATGAGGAGCACGTTCGCACTCATACAGGGGAGCGACCTTACAAGTGTTCCTTCTGCTCCAAGGCCTTTGCGCAAAGCAGCACTCTCAAGGGCCATCTTCGAACACACACGGGTGAAAAACCTTTTAAATGTTCCGTCTGTTCGATGTCCTTTGCGATTTCAAAATCTTTCCGTAAACACAAGAAAACCCATGAAGAAACTACtacgaaaaaataa